From the genome of Carcharodon carcharias isolate sCarCar2 chromosome 34, sCarCar2.pri, whole genome shotgun sequence, one region includes:
- the LOC121272666 gene encoding NF-kappa-B inhibitor beta-like — MDVAQQQLNSIGSKQPSKLGAGKAAAQWGGKANLESLGVPIEVEGDDYYDSGIGSLSELQVSQFDELGGVDQGIECEEGKDGAGRTTLGTEPDICPSTQQRVESGIGQITQGIGNVELGSAPELVNLKDVLSYQTKDFDTMLHLSVIHEEVAFLDFLLGLTKDTDYLNLQNDRNQTALHLAVIVERADLVEKLVAAGADLLLQEREGNTALHLACYKRSTSCLQALLLDHPCEPSDSRILAPSPVRQQLHYYNYEGLTPLHVAVLLNDFHIVEYLLSFEVDINAKERHAGQTALHLAVEQQNQQIVKLLLDKRADVHAQMYGGFTPIFRAMYQPDFCIIQMLRDYGSSEPVTDEELDEDEGIDEDNMGVYDDFVVRGYN, encoded by the exons ATGGATGTTGCCCAGCAGCAGTTAAATAGCATCGGATCCAAGCAGCCGTCCAAGCTGGGGGCGGGTAAAGCGGCCGCCCAGTGGGGGGGCAAGGCCAACTTGGAGAGCCTAGGGGTGCCCATTGAGGTGGAGGGCGATGACTATTACGACAGTGGCATTGGCTCCCTTAGCGAGTTGCAGGTCAGCCAGTTCGATGAGTTGGGTGGCGTTGAccagggcattgagtgtgaggaGGGCAAGGATGGTGCAGGGCGGACGACCCTGGGCACCGAGCCTGACATCTGCCCATCCACCCAGCAGCGAGTGGAGAGCGGCATTGGCCAGATCACCCAAGGCATCGGGAACGTGGAGCTCGGCAGTGCCCCAGAGTTGGTCAACTTGAAAGACGTGCTCAGCTACCAGACCAAAGACTTTGACAC GATGCTGCATCTTTCTGTGATCCATGAGGAAGTAGCCTTTTTAGACTTTCTTCTCGGTCTTACTAAGGACACTGATTACTTGAACCTGCAGAACGACAGGAACCAG ACTGCGCTGCATTTGGCCGTGATTGTTGAGCGTGCGGATTTAGTGGAGAAATTGGTGGCTGCTGGGGCAGACCTCTTGCtgcaagagagggaggggaatacTGCCTTGCACCTGGCATGCTATAAAAGGTCAACCAGTTGTCTTCAGGCCCTCCTGTTAGACCATCCCTGTGAGCCAAGTGATTCCAGAATCCTTGCTCCATCACCGGTCAGACAGCAACTGCATTACTACAACTATGAAG GGCTCACACCTCTCCACGTGGCAGTATTGCTCAATGACTTTCATATCGTTGAATATCTTTTGTCGTTTGAAGTTGATATAAATGCAAAG GAAAGGCATGCAGGTCAAACTGCTTTACATCTGGCAGTGGAGCAGCAGAATCAACAGATTGTCAAACTCTTGCTGGACAAGAGGGCAGATGTTCATGCCCAGATGTATGGTGGCTTCACGCCAATTTTTCGGGCTATGTACCAGCCTGATTTTTGTATAATCCAAATGCTCAGAGACTATGGCTCTTCAGAACCGGTTACAGATGAGGAGTTGGATGAGGATGAAGGCATTGATGAAGATAACATG